Below is a genomic region from bacterium.
GGCATACGACGCCTTTGACGACGAGAAATACGACGACGCAAAGAGCTATGCCGCAAAAGCCCGCGACCTCATAGACGACGCGCTCGACGTCCTTGAAAGCAAGGGGGACAAGAACGATGCGAAGGACGCCATAAGCGACGCGGAAAACGCGATCGACGACGCGCAGGACGCTATCGACAAGGCCGACGACCGGGGGAAGGACGTGGATGACGCGAACGATATGCTCGATGACGCGAAGGCGAAGCTCAAGAAGGCGAACAGCGTCTATGATGACAAGGACTACGATAAAGCTGTCGACTACGCAAACGATGCGGAGGATCTTGCGAACGACGCGCAGGACGAGGTGTAGATACGCTGAACTATAAATGATACGATCAGTGCAGTAACTGAAAAACTGCAAGGAGCCTGAGTATGCCGTTAAACGCAGAGACGCTGGCGAAGATGCCGCCGGGGCCCTATTCCTGGGCGATAAAGGGAAACTTCCTGTACCTTATAGACGGCACCGGGAAAAAGATCGCCACCCTATTGGGAACATCCGAAACGAGGAACGCGTTGCTTGACTTCATTATCGCAGCCGAGCGACACAAAGACGCACTTCCGGTGCATGACTAAGTGAGGTTCTGAGTTCAGAGCGGCCCGCGGGCCGCTCTTTGTCATGGCGGGTTATAGTTTCTTCATGACTATGAGCGAGCGGGAATTCGAACATATCGCGGCGGAGGAGTGGAAGCGCATGCCGGAGCGCTTTTCCGATAAGGTAGCGAATGTCGCGCTGCTCATCGAGAACGAAGTCGATGCCGAAACGCGCCAGCTCGAAGGCCTGGGGGAAGGCGAAACGCTTCTCGGGCTCTACCGGGGCATCCCGCTCGTCGAACGCGGGAGCGAATACGGGGTCGGCGTGACGCTTCCCGATACCATCACGCTCTACCGCCTGCCGCTTCTTGAAGAAGCGCACGAAATGGGCGGGGACTTCCCGGAGGCGGTACGGCGCGCGATACGGGAAACGCTGTGGCATGAAGTAGGCCATTATTTCGGCCTTTCCGAACAGGGCGTGAACGAGCGGGAAGCCGACGGGACGAACCGGTTCGCTCATTGATTTTTCACCAGGGCCGTGTGCTACCATACGGGGTATGAACAAAACCATTATCGCAGTTGTAGCGGTCGTCGTTATTATCCTCATCGGCATCGGTGCCTATTTCTTTACTAAAACCGCCCCCGCCCCGGTGACTTCAGGGGAAACGGCATCGAGTACGGTACCGGTGCCGGAGGCTACGCAGGGAACGGCGCAAAGCGACGGCAAGACTTCGGTCATCGGCACCTCGGCCGGAGGAAATGCCATCACCGCGTACCACTACGGCACGGGAGATGCCGAGCTTCTCTTCGTCGGCGGCATCCACGGCGGCTACGAGTGGAACACCGCTCTTGTCGCCTATCAGCTCATGGACTATCTCGACGCGCATCCGGATGCGGTACCGAAGAACGAGAAAGTGACGGTCATCCCCGTCCTGAACCCGGACGGCCTTGAGAAAGTCGTCGGCACCACCGGACGCTTCAGCGCTTCCGACGTGCCGTCCTCGCAGGCGGCTACCGTCCCCGGCCGCTTCAACGCCAATACCGTCGATCTCAACCGAAACTTCGACTGCGACTGGCAGGCCGAAGGCACCTGGCAAAGCACGAAGGTGAGCGGGGGCACGAGCGCTTTCTCCGAGCCCGAGAGCCAGGCGGTCAAGTCATACGTGGAAGCGCAGAAGCCGATGG
It encodes:
- a CDS encoding metallopeptidase family protein, with translation MTMSEREFEHIAAEEWKRMPERFSDKVANVALLIENEVDAETRQLEGLGEGETLLGLYRGIPLVERGSEYGVGVTLPDTITLYRLPLLEEAHEMGGDFPEAVRRAIRETLWHEVGHYFGLSEQGVNEREADGTNRFAH
- a CDS encoding M14 family metallopeptidase, with the protein product MNKTIIAVVAVVVIILIGIGAYFFTKTAPAPVTSGETASSTVPVPEATQGTAQSDGKTSVIGTSAGGNAITAYHYGTGDAELLFVGGIHGGYEWNTALVAYQLMDYLDAHPDAVPKNEKVTVIPVLNPDGLEKVVGTTGRFSASDVPSSQAATVPGRFNANTVDLNRNFDCDWQAEGTWQSTKVSGGTSAFSEPESQAVKSYVEAQKPMAVVVWYSSAGGVFSSNCHGGVLPETATLTKLFADASGYPAHASFDFYAITGDMVNWLAKLKVPAISVLLTNHTDTEWDKNWKGISAVLNHYAE